In one window of Nitrososphaerota archaeon DNA:
- a CDS encoding ABC transporter permease, translated as MTRNKESIAGLVIVLAFVVTAVVVQAASFLNVQVTPYAPNPPPDQVSATFLPPSIAHLFGTDNLGRDLFSRVVSATPYDFMVGFIVVGSAVLVGALLGGYAGLRGGILDELLMRFTDVFFAMPVLLIAMVVGAILGGGITNMMIAMMVVWWPPYARLARGEALKVAHQNYIEAARLSGQKPRRMLLRHVLPNISGTMLVYSTLDVGTVILVYSGLTFLGLGNKPPAPDWGQMVAAYHDFALSAPWLAVIPGLVISLGVVGFSLLGDGIKETLGVR; from the coding sequence ATGACCAGGAACAAAGAATCCATCGCCGGACTCGTCATCGTCCTCGCCTTCGTCGTCACGGCCGTCGTGGTCCAGGCTGCAAGCTTCCTGAACGTCCAGGTGACGCCCTACGCGCCCAACCCCCCACCCGACCAGGTCAGCGCCACCTTCCTCCCTCCTTCCATCGCTCATCTCTTCGGAACCGACAACCTCGGGAGGGACCTGTTCAGCCGGGTCGTCTCGGCGACCCCCTATGACTTCATGGTCGGCTTCATCGTGGTCGGGTCGGCTGTGCTCGTGGGCGCGCTCCTCGGCGGCTACGCGGGCCTTCGGGGAGGGATCCTCGACGAACTGCTGATGCGCTTCACTGATGTCTTCTTCGCCATGCCCGTCCTCCTGATCGCCATGGTGGTGGGGGCGATCCTTGGCGGGGGAATAACGAACATGATGATTGCCATGATGGTAGTGTGGTGGCCCCCCTATGCAAGACTCGCGAGAGGGGAGGCCCTGAAGGTGGCCCATCAGAACTACATCGAGGCAGCACGCCTCTCGGGACAGAAGCCCAGGCGGATGCTTCTGAGGCACGTCCTGCCCAACATCTCCGGGACGATGCTGGTCTACTCCACGCTGGACGTGGGCACCGTGATCCTCGTCTACTCCGGCCTGACCTTCCTTGGCCTCGGAAACAAGCCCCCGGCCCCCGACTGGGGACAGATGGTCGCCGCCTACCACGACTTCGCCCTGAGCGCCCCCTGGCTCGCAGTCATCCCTGGCCTCGTCATCTCGCTGGGCGTCGTCGGGTTCAGCCTCCTCGGGGACGGGATCAAGGAGACTCTGGGGGTCAGATAG
- a CDS encoding ABC transporter ATP-binding protein: MAELLDIQRLSVEYGTSRGSVRALESVSVKVREEEFLAVVGESGCGKTTLGLAMIGLLPQGSARVTGGSMTYKGVDLASLTMDQTKKYRGSEIAMIFQEPLTSLNPLRRVGEQIAEAIVLRKQRKESDPARMGPPRLPGRKWKLPEGLKSEVEQMLNLVRIPDPEHIVERYPFELSGGMRQRVMIAMALSQQPALLIADEPTTALDVTTQAQVLKLMKEIRDKLGTTILLVTHDLAVASQVADRVIVMYAGQIVEDAEVHDIFAKPRHPYTQGLLACIPSGTREGKQLVPIKGTIPDLITASNSCRFQPRCPYAMDVCAKREPELAEVAKDHRVSCFLYGQ; this comes from the coding sequence TTGGCAGAGCTCCTCGATATCCAGCGGCTGAGCGTCGAGTACGGCACCTCCAGGGGGTCGGTCCGCGCCCTAGAATCGGTCAGCGTCAAGGTGCGCGAAGAGGAATTCCTAGCCGTGGTGGGAGAGTCGGGGTGCGGAAAGACCACCCTCGGGCTTGCCATGATCGGCCTCCTGCCCCAGGGGAGCGCTCGGGTCACAGGGGGTTCGATGACCTACAAGGGGGTAGACCTCGCAAGCCTGACCATGGACCAGACGAAGAAGTACCGGGGGTCCGAGATCGCCATGATATTCCAGGAGCCCCTCACCAGCCTCAACCCGCTGCGCCGGGTTGGGGAGCAGATAGCGGAAGCGATCGTCCTCCGCAAACAGAGGAAGGAGTCTGACCCCGCTCGGATGGGCCCGCCCAGGCTCCCTGGCCGGAAGTGGAAGCTCCCCGAGGGACTGAAGTCCGAGGTGGAGCAGATGCTGAACCTGGTCAGGATTCCAGACCCCGAACACATCGTAGAGCGATATCCCTTCGAACTCTCCGGGGGGATGCGCCAGCGCGTGATGATCGCCATGGCGCTGTCCCAGCAGCCGGCGCTTCTGATAGCCGACGAACCAACCACCGCCCTGGACGTGACTACCCAGGCCCAGGTCCTGAAGCTGATGAAGGAGATAAGGGACAAGCTCGGGACCACGATTCTGCTTGTCACCCATGACCTCGCTGTCGCAAGCCAGGTCGCCGACAGGGTGATAGTGATGTACGCTGGTCAGATTGTCGAGGACGCAGAGGTCCACGACATATTCGCCAAGCCCCGCCACCCTTACACCCAGGGGCTCCTGGCGTGCATCCCAAGCGGTACGCGCGAGGGGAAGCAGCTGGTTCCAATCAAGGGCACCATACCTGACCTCATCACGGCGAGTAACTCGTGCAGGTTCCAGCCGAGGTGCCCCTACGCAATGGACGTCTGTGCGAAAAGAGAGCCTGAGCTGGCCGAAGTTGCCAAGGACCATCGGGTGTCGTGCTTCCTCTATGGCCAGTGA
- a CDS encoding ABC transporter ATP-binding protein, translating into MASEVLLRTVSLKKHFKTTRGLNPLSRSKERVVKAVDGVSLSIEQGKTLAVVGESGCGKTTLARTLALLVEPTGGEIHFDGQRIDGKGVNRREVYRKLQMVFQDPDSSLDPRMKIADSIAEPLRGLTNLKPAELRAAASASLAAVGLSEDFADRLPRQLSGGQKQRVAIARAISTRPKLLILDEPTSALDASVQAQILNLLVDLQKKFSLSYMLITHNIAVAAYLSDMIAVMYAGNLAEYGPSSVVLQKPRHPYTLTLMKSAPMPDPWKRTLLHIEISGEVPSAINPPSGCKFHVRCPYAESICSVTDPPLREISEDRFVACHFVEKTAQELGRPPTDDPNRHA; encoded by the coding sequence ATGGCCAGTGAGGTTCTCCTCCGGACGGTCAGCCTGAAAAAGCACTTCAAGACGACCAGGGGCCTCAACCCCCTCTCAAGGTCCAAGGAAAGGGTCGTGAAGGCCGTCGACGGAGTCTCCCTATCCATCGAGCAGGGCAAGACTTTGGCCGTCGTCGGCGAGTCCGGCTGCGGGAAGACGACCCTTGCCCGGACCCTGGCTCTGCTCGTCGAGCCGACGGGAGGCGAGATACACTTCGACGGTCAAAGGATTGACGGAAAGGGGGTCAACAGGAGAGAAGTGTACAGGAAGCTCCAGATGGTCTTCCAGGACCCCGACTCGTCTCTCGACCCGCGCATGAAGATCGCAGATTCCATCGCCGAGCCGCTGCGCGGACTCACGAACCTGAAGCCCGCCGAACTGAGGGCGGCCGCTTCAGCGAGCCTCGCCGCGGTCGGACTTTCCGAGGACTTCGCCGACAGGCTTCCCAGACAGCTCAGCGGAGGGCAGAAGCAGAGAGTCGCGATCGCCAGGGCAATCTCGACGCGCCCCAAGCTCCTGATTCTTGACGAGCCCACCAGCGCCCTCGACGCGTCCGTCCAGGCGCAGATTCTGAACCTGCTCGTAGACCTGCAGAAGAAGTTCTCCCTGTCCTACATGCTGATCACCCACAACATCGCCGTAGCCGCGTACCTCTCCGACATGATCGCGGTCATGTACGCCGGGAATCTCGCAGAGTACGGGCCGAGCTCCGTGGTTCTCCAGAAGCCAAGGCATCCCTACACACTGACGCTCATGAAGTCGGCCCCCATGCCAGACCCCTGGAAGAGAACACTGCTGCACATCGAGATTTCAGGAGAGGTCCCCAGCGCGATCAACCCGCCGTCGGGGTGCAAGTTCCACGTGCGCTGTCCCTACGCGGAGTCAATCTGTTCGGTAACCGACCCTCCGCTTCGCGAGATCTCGGAAGACCGTTTTGTCGCCTGCCATTTTGTGGAGAAAACCGCCCAGGAATTAGGTCGTCCTCCAACCGATGACCCTAATCGCCACGCTTAA
- a CDS encoding ABC transporter substrate-binding protein, with amino-acid sequence MQFSTSSRAAVGRTVLVGVVVILILLSGGAAYFLGYFGTGSKTTTPTTTTTTTSGITRDTLTIDDVFWPAGDLNQLNALGEIPYPNWLTYTVYQPMITVDPNALYNQGALNYKPALADVWTQSSDGRTYTFHLRPGVTFSDGNPVNAYQVWAEMYGFYYLSGNSSSFLESYNVFDFSNVHFGPATIQMINQTGLINPSSSVITMMQNTNWPIYVTNSSTIVFHLAAPFNFFPGTLIVYIGLIFDTQWLLDHGGWGTPAQYNTYFNQHPIPGTGPYTVTQVQENAFVKFQQNSNYWGNSLTAAQIAADPYLDPGHAKTVVVNANFDDVSRFTDLSTGKAQIAGILSQDYGQITSNPSTYGNFLFPDHSAVFVGIAMNTHRSPTNITAVRQAIVRAINYTDISQKVFFGGLSPMIGPEYPVFSQFYGLGGASPYQYNLAAAQTILTNAGIDPHNLPAMEFRVVQGCDYCNTAAQIVQSDLQQLGFKVNIIVTPSTSYAYPLTGGTESYSSALNVSQSISQLTWFGTGTFAPAADTPADSWLLFVNNQTSSNNWAIYTNPTVQKCVNGFTTISDATQLVNLCTAAYSQVYTDAPYIWLGTIKPFFGAGSLAWQKSVVSGFYVDPVFSGQSSTAVFNTVTFNS; translated from the coding sequence TTGCAATTTTCTACTAGTTCCAGAGCTGCTGTCGGTCGCACAGTATTGGTCGGCGTCGTAGTAATCCTCATCTTACTTTCGGGGGGTGCCGCATACTTCCTGGGGTACTTCGGGACGGGGAGCAAGACGACGACCCCGACGACCACGACTACCACTACGAGTGGCATAACGAGGGACACCCTGACCATTGACGACGTATTCTGGCCCGCAGGGGACCTCAACCAGCTCAACGCCCTAGGCGAGATTCCGTACCCGAACTGGCTGACGTACACAGTCTACCAGCCGATGATTACGGTCGACCCGAACGCGCTTTACAACCAGGGGGCGCTGAACTACAAGCCGGCCCTTGCCGACGTCTGGACTCAGTCGTCGGACGGAAGGACCTACACCTTCCACCTGAGGCCCGGCGTCACCTTCTCGGACGGCAACCCGGTGAATGCCTACCAGGTTTGGGCCGAGATGTACGGATTCTACTACCTCTCCGGTAACAGCTCTTCGTTCCTCGAGTCGTACAACGTCTTCGACTTCTCAAACGTGCACTTCGGTCCGGCGACGATTCAAATGATCAACCAGACCGGCCTGATCAACCCATCCTCCTCGGTCATCACGATGATGCAGAACACTAATTGGCCGATCTATGTGACGAACTCGAGCACAATAGTGTTCCACCTGGCCGCGCCCTTCAACTTCTTCCCCGGAACTCTCATAGTCTACATCGGCCTAATCTTCGACACACAGTGGCTACTGGACCACGGCGGTTGGGGCACTCCGGCGCAATACAACACCTACTTCAACCAACACCCAATTCCGGGGACAGGGCCATACACCGTAACCCAGGTCCAAGAGAATGCATTCGTAAAGTTCCAGCAGAACTCCAACTACTGGGGCAATAGCCTGACAGCCGCACAGATCGCCGCCGACCCGTACCTCGACCCCGGGCACGCAAAGACAGTAGTTGTAAACGCCAACTTCGACGACGTTTCGAGGTTCACGGACCTCTCCACTGGCAAGGCCCAGATCGCAGGCATCCTGAGCCAAGACTACGGTCAGATAACCAGCAACCCGAGCACCTACGGGAACTTCCTGTTCCCAGACCACTCGGCCGTGTTCGTCGGAATCGCAATGAACACCCACAGGTCGCCAACGAACATCACCGCGGTCAGACAGGCGATTGTGAGGGCGATTAACTACACTGACATCTCGCAGAAGGTCTTCTTCGGAGGGCTTAGCCCCATGATTGGTCCCGAATACCCGGTATTCAGCCAGTTCTACGGCCTTGGAGGCGCTTCTCCGTACCAGTACAACCTGGCGGCAGCGCAGACCATACTCACAAACGCAGGCATCGACCCGCACAACCTTCCTGCCATGGAATTCAGGGTAGTCCAGGGCTGTGACTACTGCAACACAGCCGCCCAGATCGTACAGAGCGACCTGCAGCAGTTGGGCTTCAAGGTCAACATCATCGTGACCCCGTCCACGTCCTACGCCTACCCGCTTACGGGGGGCACGGAATCCTACTCTTCGGCTCTTAACGTCTCCCAGTCAATCTCCCAATTGACCTGGTTCGGAACTGGAACCTTCGCACCGGCAGCTGACACGCCCGCAGACAGTTGGCTCCTGTTCGTCAACAATCAGACTTCGTCGAACAACTGGGCCATCTACACGAACCCGACCGTCCAGAAATGCGTGAACGGATTCACCACCATATCGGATGCGACACAGCTCGTTAACCTCTGTACGGCGGCCTACAGCCAGGTATACACCGACGCGCCGTACATCTGGCTGGGGACGATCAAGCCCTTCTTCGGTGCAGGCTCCCTTGCCTGGCAGAAGAGCGTGGTCAGCGGCTTCTATGTGGACCCAGTGTTCAGCGGCCAGTCTTCCACCGCGGTCTTCAACACAGTGACGTTCAACAGCTAG
- a CDS encoding sugar phosphate isomerase/epimerase, translated as MKLSCSAIAWGQIKDVPTFRSVCRSIKDAGYTGVGIEYNLLPEEMMKKPELVRELATEAGLAVPSMAINENTPYQAEAAARMGAESGWLCLFEKDAAGAAAVTQMHLREFGKRGLKVALHPHVRSNVESDAQLDDLIERCRPATVDVCFDSAHQKALNMDLPRFIRKYKDRMALIHLKDLRAMVPPEKIDYDHDFVDLGEGVVDFRAVMDTLKEVKYGGWLMLEVDFAHKITVEESVMKNFEFLSGLM; from the coding sequence ATGAAACTATCATGTAGTGCCATAGCCTGGGGTCAGATCAAGGACGTTCCCACATTCCGGAGTGTCTGCCGCTCCATCAAGGACGCGGGGTACACCGGGGTCGGAATAGAGTACAACCTCCTTCCGGAAGAGATGATGAAGAAGCCCGAACTCGTCAGAGAGCTCGCAACCGAAGCCGGTCTTGCCGTCCCGTCGATGGCGATAAACGAGAACACCCCCTATCAGGCCGAGGCCGCGGCAAGGATGGGCGCCGAGTCGGGGTGGCTCTGCCTTTTCGAGAAAGACGCCGCCGGGGCAGCCGCGGTCACCCAGATGCACCTCAGGGAGTTCGGGAAGAGAGGACTCAAGGTCGCTCTTCACCCGCACGTGAGGAGCAACGTCGAATCAGATGCACAGCTCGACGACCTGATCGAGCGGTGCAGGCCGGCGACCGTGGACGTCTGCTTCGATTCGGCGCATCAGAAGGCGCTGAACATGGACCTCCCGAGGTTCATCCGGAAGTACAAGGACAGGATGGCCCTCATACACCTGAAAGACCTGAGGGCGATGGTCCCTCCGGAAAAGATAGACTACGACCACGACTTCGTGGACCTGGGGGAAGGGGTCGTAGACTTCCGCGCCGTGATGGACACCCTCAAGGAGGTCAAGTACGGAGGTTGGCTCATGCTCGAGGTCGACTTCGCCCACAAGATAACCGTGGAAGAGTCCGTCATGAAGAACTTCGAGTTCCTAAGCGGCCTTATGTAA
- a CDS encoding Gfo/Idh/MocA family oxidoreductase, with the protein MGEEVGLGLIGAGAIGRVHAGNITKNIKDVRLAGVADIDRQAAEKVAGGAKVYSDYHDLIKDPDVDAVIVCTPPFLKLDITKAAAEARKHVFCEKPISVTLEEAERMASLVDGAGIKFQVGYQRRFDNSYLRAKKSVESGELGRVLLIKEHNRDPPGPILGWSTNPAKSGGIFLDTVSHDFDAVRWLSQSEVVRVYAEGEALVYDDLKKNGDFDTTTVVMRLANGALAYVDACYNTVYGFDARLEILGTKAAVSVDLGENTFAHVYTSGGTSNEFFDSYATRWAQAYRDEMADFADRVRMGGDVRVGIREGKEALKIGLAARASIQQGRPVAVPQG; encoded by the coding sequence ATGGGGGAAGAAGTCGGTCTGGGCCTCATCGGGGCCGGAGCCATCGGGCGTGTCCACGCTGGTAATATCACCAAGAACATCAAGGACGTGAGACTCGCCGGCGTCGCGGACATCGACCGTCAGGCAGCGGAGAAGGTGGCGGGAGGGGCCAAGGTGTATTCTGACTACCACGACCTGATCAAAGACCCAGATGTCGACGCTGTCATCGTTTGCACGCCCCCATTCCTGAAGCTCGACATTACGAAGGCGGCAGCCGAGGCAAGGAAACACGTTTTCTGCGAGAAGCCGATCTCGGTGACCCTCGAAGAGGCAGAAAGGATGGCGTCGTTGGTCGATGGAGCAGGGATCAAGTTCCAGGTTGGCTACCAGAGGCGCTTTGACAATTCGTATCTCAGGGCGAAGAAGTCAGTCGAAAGCGGCGAACTGGGTAGAGTGTTGCTGATCAAGGAGCACAACCGTGACCCCCCGGGTCCAATCCTGGGTTGGTCGACCAACCCCGCCAAGAGCGGCGGGATCTTCCTGGACACTGTCAGCCATGACTTCGATGCGGTCCGGTGGCTCTCACAGAGCGAGGTCGTCAGGGTCTACGCCGAAGGCGAGGCGCTGGTCTACGATGACCTGAAGAAGAACGGGGACTTCGACACCACGACCGTGGTGATGAGGCTTGCGAACGGGGCACTTGCCTACGTCGATGCATGCTACAACACTGTCTACGGATTCGACGCAAGGCTCGAAATCCTCGGGACCAAGGCCGCTGTGTCGGTCGACTTGGGTGAGAACACCTTTGCCCACGTCTACACGAGCGGGGGCACGAGCAACGAGTTCTTCGACAGCTACGCTACAAGGTGGGCCCAAGCCTACAGGGACGAGATGGCGGACTTCGCCGACCGGGTGAGGATGGGAGGGGACGTCAGGGTGGGCATAAGGGAAGGGAAGGAGGCGTTGAAGATTGGGCTGGCGGCAAGGGCATCAATCCAGCAGGGGAGACCAGTTGCCGTGCCTCAGGGCTAG
- a CDS encoding DegT/DnrJ/EryC1/StrS family aminotransferase produces MPSPRSKLALYGGTPMRREPLPVMHPGGSAIGDEEMRAVESVLRSQSLYRFYGPQFKDVTGAFESALAKYVAREYALGLTSGTAALHTAMVGLEVGRGDEVIIPTYAWVACPDAVVAAGGTPVLADVNDTLTIDPADVERRITKRTKAIMAVHTRGVPCDLSTLMRIAKRNSLFLIEDVAQAAGGSYKERRLGSYGDVGTFSFQLNKMITAGEGGALVTDDRRTYERCVMFHDIGTPYRQFSGQGFGFEIEPFPGVNYRMNEVTAAILGEQLRKIDGVVKRVRVRNARIRRGIAGLKGIRFRRSNDPDGEAGISLVFFVRDKSKARLFKDALVAENIRTTSGGYPTVVYDPRVVDGHTFMHWGHIIKNMKKMIVEHEKSLDLMSRAVHLDVSPLLSDSDVDDVIAAVKKVAAAVL; encoded by the coding sequence TTGCCCAGCCCAAGGAGCAAGCTCGCCCTGTATGGCGGTACGCCCATGAGGAGGGAGCCGCTGCCGGTGATGCATCCCGGAGGGTCGGCCATAGGAGATGAGGAGATGAGAGCGGTCGAGTCGGTTCTTAGGAGCCAATCGCTCTACCGGTTCTACGGGCCCCAGTTCAAGGACGTCACGGGGGCATTCGAATCTGCCCTCGCCAAGTATGTGGCAAGGGAATACGCCCTGGGCCTGACTTCGGGGACGGCGGCTTTGCATACCGCGATGGTCGGCCTCGAGGTCGGCAGGGGAGACGAGGTGATAATCCCAACCTACGCGTGGGTCGCGTGTCCGGACGCTGTGGTGGCAGCAGGCGGGACCCCTGTTCTGGCTGACGTGAACGACACCCTGACCATCGACCCCGCCGACGTTGAGCGCCGTATAACCAAGAGGACCAAGGCGATAATGGCAGTGCATACCAGGGGCGTGCCGTGCGACCTTTCCACCCTCATGAGGATCGCAAAGCGGAACTCCCTGTTCCTGATAGAAGACGTCGCCCAGGCGGCCGGGGGGTCGTACAAAGAGAGGAGGCTGGGGAGCTACGGGGACGTAGGCACGTTCAGCTTCCAGCTGAACAAGATGATTACGGCGGGCGAGGGGGGAGCCCTCGTGACCGACGATAGGAGGACGTACGAGAGGTGCGTGATGTTCCATGACATCGGGACGCCCTATAGACAGTTCTCGGGCCAGGGGTTTGGATTCGAGATCGAGCCGTTCCCAGGCGTGAACTACAGAATGAACGAGGTCACGGCTGCGATCCTAGGGGAGCAGCTCAGGAAGATCGACGGCGTCGTAAAGCGCGTCAGGGTGAGAAACGCGAGAATCAGAAGAGGGATTGCGGGGTTGAAGGGGATCCGGTTCAGAAGGTCGAACGACCCGGACGGTGAAGCTGGAATCTCTCTCGTATTCTTCGTCAGAGACAAATCCAAGGCCAGGCTCTTCAAGGACGCGCTCGTAGCCGAGAACATCAGGACCACCAGCGGCGGCTACCCGACTGTGGTGTACGACCCCCGGGTCGTAGACGGGCACACCTTCATGCACTGGGGGCACATCATCAAGAACATGAAGAAGATGATAGTGGAGCACGAGAAGTCCCTCGACCTTATGTCCAGAGCGGTGCACCTTGACGTAAGCCCTCTCCTATCCGACTCAGATGTTGATGACGTCATCGCAGCGGTGAAGAAGGTCGCAGCTGCGGTGCTCTAG
- a CDS encoding DMT family transporter: MKETYSREVRRGYLYAFLAAVCGGVIPTSSKLLLAVASPAAIASWGFLLSGLVLVPYRPKALPGRKSLPYVVLFGVLGGALGPVLYQYGLSSSTAVNASLLSNGEVLFTALIAFGLFGERLSRKQLGFGMFIVAGIVAVSTNLELSGIQFFQGLLGNLLILASTLAWSAENNLIVSATQRFGPGLITKFRNMIGGALVLLVAASLGVQVGVPSSGWVPLAALAFALAGTSFLAIAALGKIGAVRTILVFSTTSVFGAVFALVFLGEQITPVQLSGGAVILIGVYLFQRNERKPVA; the protein is encoded by the coding sequence TTGAAGGAAACCTATTCCCGGGAAGTCAGGCGCGGATACCTCTACGCGTTCCTTGCGGCGGTCTGCGGCGGCGTTATCCCGACATCGAGTAAGCTGTTGTTGGCCGTTGCCAGTCCTGCTGCGATCGCCTCATGGGGATTCCTGCTTTCGGGACTGGTGCTGGTGCCTTACCGACCGAAGGCTCTTCCAGGGAGGAAGAGCCTGCCCTACGTCGTATTGTTCGGGGTGCTGGGGGGCGCCCTTGGACCCGTCCTCTATCAGTACGGCCTGAGTTCTTCGACCGCGGTCAACGCGTCGCTACTATCCAATGGAGAGGTCCTGTTCACGGCGCTGATAGCGTTCGGGCTCTTTGGAGAGAGGCTGTCAAGGAAGCAGCTCGGCTTCGGGATGTTCATAGTCGCAGGTATTGTGGCCGTGTCGACGAACCTTGAGCTCTCGGGCATCCAGTTCTTCCAGGGCCTCCTGGGGAACCTCCTGATCCTCGCTTCGACGCTGGCCTGGTCTGCGGAGAACAACCTCATAGTTAGCGCGACCCAGAGGTTCGGCCCCGGGCTGATCACGAAGTTCAGGAACATGATCGGAGGTGCCCTTGTGTTGTTGGTCGCTGCTTCGCTGGGAGTCCAGGTCGGCGTCCCATCGAGCGGTTGGGTCCCTCTTGCGGCTTTGGCTTTCGCCCTGGCAGGGACCTCCTTCCTCGCCATCGCTGCCCTCGGGAAGATTGGTGCAGTGAGGACCATCCTCGTGTTCTCGACAACTTCGGTCTTCGGAGCAGTATTCGCCCTGGTGTTTCTAGGAGAGCAGATTACCCCTGTGCAGCTTTCCGGGGGGGCGGTCATCCTGATTGGGGTGTATCTGTTCCAGAGGAACGAGCGGAAACCGGTGGCCTAG
- a CDS encoding MscL family protein, with translation MSSSEEMLAELRKIRELLTPAPKPPAPPAPKGMSQEFKAFLTNYKVLGLAVAFILGVYLGALVQALVKDLILPIIGIPLSSVGDLSKLTESFAGQTFAIGDFLIAVITFIIVALVIFLIVKLAKRYKLD, from the coding sequence ATGTCCTCAAGCGAAGAAATGCTTGCGGAACTTCGAAAGATAAGAGAGCTCCTTACGCCGGCTCCCAAGCCTCCGGCACCCCCTGCTCCCAAGGGAATGTCCCAAGAATTCAAGGCCTTCCTCACCAACTACAAGGTCCTCGGCCTCGCGGTTGCGTTCATACTCGGTGTCTACCTTGGCGCGCTGGTACAGGCCCTGGTCAAAGACCTGATTCTCCCAATCATCGGCATCCCGCTGAGCAGCGTGGGCGACCTCAGCAAACTGACTGAGTCATTCGCAGGTCAAACCTTCGCCATAGGCGACTTCCTGATTGCCGTAATCACCTTCATAATCGTCGCCCTTGTCATCTTCCTCATCGTGAAGCTGGCGAAGCGGTACAAGCTCGACTAG
- a CDS encoding Snf7 family protein: MSSKFEKGWKAQEKESFGKRTRDTVRGPKPMKPQIQKATQQLTGEISRLDQANNRLKQRESSIFKKTVTAVQAHDQESSKAYSNELAEVRKMQKIVTQSKIALEQITTRLQTVTDIGDFAATIAPAIGVIKNVRATLGEAMPDAQGALGEIGAQLNSIMVDVGQITGTTFYQAENSEEANKILSEAAAIAEKRMSESLPEVPTSTGESIFTSE, translated from the coding sequence TTGAGCAGCAAGTTCGAGAAGGGATGGAAGGCTCAGGAGAAGGAGAGCTTCGGGAAGCGGACCCGCGACACCGTACGCGGTCCCAAGCCTATGAAGCCCCAGATCCAGAAGGCGACTCAGCAGCTAACTGGTGAGATCAGCCGACTGGACCAGGCCAACAACAGGCTGAAGCAGCGCGAAAGCTCCATCTTCAAGAAGACAGTGACCGCCGTACAGGCTCACGACCAAGAATCCAGCAAGGCGTACTCCAACGAGCTCGCCGAAGTCCGGAAGATGCAGAAGATAGTCACGCAGTCCAAGATCGCCCTAGAGCAGATCACTACCAGGCTGCAGACTGTCACCGACATCGGAGACTTCGCGGCTACGATTGCCCCGGCCATCGGGGTGATCAAGAACGTCCGCGCTACTCTTGGCGAGGCGATGCCTGACGCGCAGGGTGCTCTCGGAGAGATCGGCGCACAGCTCAACTCGATCATGGTGGACGTCGGCCAGATAACTGGCACGACCTTCTACCAGGCCGAGAACAGCGAAGAGGCGAACAAGATCCTCTCTGAAGCAGCGGCCATTGCCGAGAAGAGGATGAGCGAGTCGCTCCCAGAGGTACCAACCTCCACGGGCGAGTCCATCTTCACAAGCGAATAG